ATCACACTTCACACTAAAAAAAGACTGTTTTGTACCATgtcatgattttgataatttaaatctaaaaataaaaCACCAACACACTTTTTGAAAGAAAGTACAAATGGGGGAAGTACAATGGCTGTTTTAAGTGATCTATTGTTACAAGATAGGTCAAGCATAATTAGAATAGTACAGTCCTCCCCAGTACAAGGAGATGAATAGAAATGACATCACTATGAGCTAAAATAATCTCATACCCATGACATAGTTAAATGGGTCTCATTCACTAAGCAtagctcaaattttgacctcaagttgtggagtatgagtttctgtgcCCAACAtagtcaaaggtcattctatgcatgtagatgcctattggggttagagaactgtgtactgacagtgAGCATGTGATATCCTAGTACATTACATAAAGTACACGCTCTAAATGCTTCTTATTGTTACGGAGAAGAAATGTGCTCGAAAAATATTGTTAAGAAATTCTCTTGCTTTGATattgaattttattgaaaattcttTATTAAATTTTGTATTTGCCATCATGTCTGCTTTTGACTAATATACATGTTTTTCTCTTTTAGGAGTTGTTTAGATGGTTTGGAAATAAAGTCGGCCTTGAATGAGGCTAGACATGTTCACATTCAGAAAATTGAATTAGAATTGTTAAAAATGTAATGCATTGTGTGACAATGTTTGTGTTGTCTGACTATGGGAACACTAATTGGTGCAAAATTCTGAATCTATGTGTattgtgggtgggtgggtgggttgtGGTTGGATGGATGTGAATTTTTATTAaagcttttgtttttgtttctttgggTTTTTTCAAGAGAAATACCACAATAATTTtgtgggaattaaaaaaaaaagtatcctgttttgccaaatgaaacataacctATTCATAATCCTTATTTAATGGGGGAAAAGGCTGAgaaacaaaaacatgcaattttacatgttttcttacaattgcaatcacaaaattcaaagatttGACAAAAGCCAAAGCATTCAGGATCTTCAAAAGTATAGCCTAAAATAGACCTATTACTCTTAACATTACCCTTGTTTCCAAAATCCAAAAAtttatcaaatattaaaattggaatCAGTAGGAACAGAAAGCGTACAGTgaacacattccaggaaaatgtttgttctagcattctacaTATCCGCAACGTCAtaattttgtctccaaaatcctatgtaaatgattcgcaacgctacacagaaattatgttcGAACTCATAAAAAACTTTAcacaatttgacataactttagaaaatattggaatattttgatgatttcttgCTTTTGtgaagggcaacatgagtaaatagaAGTCAAACATTGTGCCAAGAGCGCAACACGCATGTAGTCAAAGGTAGTAAAAGATAATTTGATAACAATACCCATCAATAAGCTGTTTCCAGTCCCTTCCTATACAGTCCCTGCCTATTCGCTGATGTGTTGCATGTTAGTAATAagcattggttactggttcaagcctgggctcatacacctgttctgaaCTATGATATGCCATTGTCTTTATGCTGTGaacatttcgatcagtggttcgtaacaaataAAGCATGTGCATGTATGTATCTTGGGTTTGCGCTTTGTTTTTGCAGTATAGCTACTTGCAacgcaaaaataaatgtagtgcGAAAATTGCACATAGACAGTGTTACCGAAGATGTTATGTCTGTCCAGGGGAAGTTACTACAAGTACCAGGCAAGGGATGCTAGCTATTTTGAGCGCTGAACCCAACCTTAATTCTTGTTCAATTCACATCACCCCAGGCATTGAATTGCAAAATGACTCTGCACCAATAAACACATCATAGCACATAGGTATTGTATTCATTTAAATGCTATGTCATACTTTGTTTGTGAATTGGATCactcataccatgcatacataaaTAACCCTATAACATACTTTACATTCTGTGTGCTTCTTTAAGGGGACCGGCTTTGGGTTGTCAGTTTTAAAAAAACCTCCTGCTGGATGGAACCCAAAGTATAAATAATACACAAATTGTATCCATTTTTTATAAAACAAAGGaacaaacaaaaagaacaaataaaatgaaacaaaataaaatggcaaTAAAGTACAAGAACATACAACACAATACTTGAGAAAGACAAAACTAACAAAATTCAGGAAAAAGCTAATAATTTTGTGAACAGTGAGATTGCAGATTTCTTTTTGGGCATATAATTATACTTATTACTATaagtataattattatcattattcttattcttattacaTATTGTTATTTTACTGTCAGTAACGCCCAGCAAACAGAgataacgttttaaacaagttatggtcctgtgtcacaacctggggtacctttgtgttacatagtaaaaaaatgaaatgtttcaaacattttacctacacgtctcatttgaagtggttcatcctcctgagcattttgacaccttttttatggaaatcggttaaaaaatgagagagtgcgagcaaaaacaatcacaaagtaggtgggatttaaccccacctcttttttccacatttacaatcattctgagcaagtattagtcttttaaaagaCCTTCTgtgtttatttacttggtttagatgtctgggagttcatttagacatttgtttactagattcaaatttttaatgggggttttagatcaaatttacgatacgaatccctcctcctaatcctcctcctcctaatcctcaaccacccttggcacatttcatgccaacgtcataagaaaataattaaaattattttagaacaggttaaaaacatgagtaatatagaataaattagcctcaatttaagacctaattgaatcttctaagtgaatcTTCTAAggacctaattttcaattatgagTCATGAATTTAAACAAGTAAACTAAGGGAGACACCTTATCCAAGTGTCGAGGAGCTTTAAATTACCTTTTACCAGCATTTTGGCACTTTTGCCAATTATTTCCATCTATGCTGGATTTTCTCCAAATGGGTACTATATTTTGTCCCAtttggatgctcctacctacaGTACTCTATATTTCATCCTTCTCTATTTTTTCATCCTTCTATCTGTCTACCTTCTCTACCTTGaaacttcctttcgcaacacagctggttaggaaaggtgagccaaattagttggcttggtagcttgttttttttgtctggtgttgtttttggattggagctttcgtcctaagtctcgtagaggatgggagttcttattccacatactaggttaaaggcgctgaattccagtactgatgggtacataaatcatatcacactggcggtacaggacacagatccccaatgtgaaggtgacagcgtaaccccacacgggcatcaggaaatgggcgacgctgtcaaattaaatccggactgtggactaaaaggctgtccacagacggacaacgtcgtccatttccttttgtcgggtaaaagctagtgtgggtgccagcttgtgttgtgtctattcttacctcttcctcttcatcttttcttttcttactgtcccaatcatagtgttTAGTGTAGGATTGTGATCAGGGCATTAGGGCAGCAGCTTTTGCCATGTTTGATCTTGGTGGAAGAGCCTTCTGTAGTCATTTCATCTCTGCACAGAGGCCAACGGCTGGATCAGGCCCAGCAAGGCAGAGTACCCTCAAGCTTGGGTAAATGGCTTGCTGGATGGGAGGTCAGTAAACATTTTATGTCGAATGTCTTACCTACTGCTGAGCAGACCAAAATGGACATAGGAGTATCCACTGCTCTATACTTGTACTCCAAGAAAGGCAGGCACTGTTGCAGAGCAGTTGCCGGGAAGCAGAGAATAACCTTTGCCAAATTCTGGACACCAAGTATGTCCTCCATGCAGTGAGGTTTATATCCTCGTGCTGTATGGATGCTTTTTGATTTCCGTTGGGTGCTTCCTCAACCTCCGAAATGGGGCTGACTCCCCGTTCTGCATACATGTCGCGAAAAGTTATAATGCGAATAAACGGACTGACCAACGAGAACGACCAAATGTGCTCCCGTACCCGACTACGAATACGAATATGAACATCTGGCTAACAAATATCAGAGGCTTGAGAACTAACAAAGGACAACTGGAAGCGAGGATCCGGAATACTCCATCAGACTCTAAACCGGACATTATTCTCATTGATGAATCCAAGCTGGATTCCTCAGTGCCTGATGATAGTCACTTCATCTCACTAAATGGCTACTCCTGTATGCGAAGAGACAGAACTGATGACAGTGGTTGGGGTGGCTGCCTAATATACCATCGGAATGGTCTCCCTATAGTCAGGGAAACCCACCTAGAGCCCAAGAAGCATGAGCTGATGGTCTTTACTATCCTTACCAAGAGTGGCACCCTGCTCCTTTCACTTGTCTACTGTCCTCCAAAGAAGGCTATCGGACCCATAGACTGGTATGACAAACATCTGGATAGCCTCATCTCCAAGACCAAAGCTAACATCTGTGTTCTAGCTGGAGACTTTAACTGTCATCATCGCGAATGGCTGGCCAGTAGGTCTCCCACTGATGCAGAAGGGCAAGCAGCAGTCAACCTATGCTGTGCTCACGACCTCACCCAAATTGTTGACAAACCAACCCACAAACTTGGAAACCGCCTGGATCTCATTATCACGGATGCTCCAAACATGTTCTCTCCAATTACCATCGACCACGACATTGGCTCTTCAGACCATTACCTTGTCCAGACCATGTTGAAAGCTTCTCCACTCTCTGAAAATCCTCCTCCACGACGTGTCTGGCTCTACAAGAAAGCTAACTGGGATGCCTTGAGAAATGAGCTAGCTGGTGCACCCTGGGACCGTCTTCTCACAAAAGATGACCCTGAAGGGGCTTGCAGTAATGTCACCAACACAATCACTGATGCCATGCACCGATTCATACCACAGAAATCTGCACCCTCATTTGTCGACCATCCTGCGTGGTGGAATGAGTGCTGTGAAAAGGCTCTGGAGAGAAAGAACAAAACATGGAGAAGATGGAAAGCCCTGCAGTCTCCTGATGCTCGCCTTGATTATAACAGAGCAAGGAATGAGTACACCACAATATCCAGGAAGGCATGCTCTCTTCACAAAGCTAGGGTCAGAGGAAAGATGACAGACGAGCTCCAAACTGGTTCGAAATCTTGGTGGTGGACAGCACGCCGGTTGATGGATAAGGGTGGTAAATCGAAATCCCAGTCCTGAAATCTGACGGCCAGACTTTTATCACTGCAAGGAAAAGGCAGAGTGCTTCGCCTCCTTCTTCAGTGACAAGTCAACCATTACTGAAACTGAAAACAGCAAGCAATTCCCTCACCTTCCTCCGAGGGCGACCACCAAATGCTCCAGTGTGACTTTCTGGCCTAAGAAAGTAAGGCAACAGCTAACCAAACTGGATATCAACAAAGCGTCTGGGCCTGATGGGATTCCCGCTCTAGTTCTGAGAACTGCAGCTGCTGAACTGGCCACTCCTCTTGCACGGCTCTTCCAGCTCTGTTTCAACAGAGGACACATGCCAGCCCAATGGAAAGTTGCCGATGTGGTCCCATGTTTCAAGAAAGGGACAAACACTCTCCAAGCAACTACCGGCCCATCTCTCTCCTCCCTGTTCTCTCCAAGATCATGGAGAAGTTGGTCAACAAGGCTATGTGGAAACATCTCAACGAACAGAAGCTGATATCCAAACAGCAGTTTGGTTTCAGAGCTGGCCACTCAACATCAGATGCCCTCACTTATGTTTCCCAGCGTCTCACCAACACCTTGAACAACAGAGAAGAAGCTCGTGTTGTCTGCCTGGACATCAGCAAAGCATTCGACCGAGTCTGGCACCCTGGACTTCTGGAGAAACTCTCTGCTCTTGGCTTCTCTGGAaagctgttagcatggttagctgaCTACCTCTCGAACCGCTCCATGAAGGTTATTCTGAATGGCAAATCGTCCAGTCTGAAGTGGATCAatgctggtgtcccacaaggatccATCCTTGGTCCTCTCCTGTTTATAATATTCATAGATGACATCTCTCAGAGGCTGACAAATACTTCCATCTTGTATGCTGACGATGTTACCCTGATGACCTTTATCGAGTCCAGAGAGGACAGACAAGCTGCTGctgcatctctcaacaaagacctaCTAGAGATCGAAacatgggcctctacatggaatGTTCTTTTCGAGCAGCTAAATGCCAATCCATCACGGTTTCCAACCGCAGAGATTCTGCTGGCAATCATCCTAGCCTCCAATTCTTTGGTATAAAGCTCCCAGAGGCAGATAGTGTTGAACTCCTTGGTCTCACCCTCAGCAGAGATTTATCTTGGAATCCTGTTTTAACCAAGATGGCAAAGACAGCAGCCCAGCGCACTGGTCTCCTCCGTCGTGCTGCTCCCTACTTGGTGCCAGCTCAGAGAGCGATAATTTATAAGAGTATGGTGAGATCTAAGATGGAGTATGCTAGCACAGCatggcatggagcaactcctacatcactgtcaaaactagatgcagtccagaggcgtgctgctcgcatcatcgatctccctggagaagaactttcctctcttcaaattcagcctttggctcacCGTAGAACAGTAGGTGCCACCACTATGTTCCATCGAATTTTCTACTGGAATGCCCCTGAATTACTATGCCAACTACTTCggaccagctccagactgaccctcgccttcgccgttcagttagatctcacgaccttgcagttcaaattccaagatctaaccttgttagtcatgagcggtctttcattccatctacagcccgcacatggaatgcactccgcctcacattcctggaattgcgaaaaggaacagcttcaaaaaggaggttaatagctatctaggcgccaacccgtcagctttattgcaacgataacagctgttaatgccttgatatgtcttgacataaaaaaaaaataaaataaaaaaaagaaggaatactcaagagacagtgttttgaaatctcaactgcacatcaaaatgtaacaaaaccaccttttggggtaccccagtatatgacacaagaTCTTATatgtttggttttggtaaaaactttttaataaaattaaaatgtacgttgatttatttttttaaggacatgaaaacatttgaaaacgttttgtatgaaaacacactacaataacatttcaaaaatgtcaaaatgttgtaaaatattttataaatgtaattttGGCAACTCTTAAATAACATGATAGAATattctgcagtaagtttatttaaaaaaatgatttttgaatgttatgagaaCATTTTATACTATataacacaacattttattaaatgttttctggcaacattttttaaactttagtgaataatgatatcaaaaacgttttgtgattgctggggttatttttcatttcattattgtcattattattattgcttcCATTGTAATTACTATTAAAGGTAGGTGATCAGATTTTTCCATATTCTGTTTATTTCTTATTGAGGCTGTTTCCAATATTTGAGTGCTTCAGTGGGTTTGCTTCTAAAAACGTTTATGCTGTAGGGTATAACAAACTTGTAGTTACAACTTTTGACCACATTCTTGTTCACACTGTATATACCAAACATATCTTAGGCATTCaatttactggggtaatgagaaaaaactAGCAGCTTTCTACTGATACTATCAAAAATCTCACTTTTAATTTTGATGAGGAATGAACAAACAGTCAGTTTCTAATGAGCGAACTGTTGCGAGTGAATTCGGGCTGATCCGAGGAATACGCGGTAACagccccagcagaaacagatgGGTGAAGGTGATGCGAGTGAATCcaaccaccttttgaggtggttaatagtggtgaaTACCTGGTAACGTTCTCAGTAGAAACAGTTCGGGTGATGCCGGAAGTTAGCCTACTACAATACAGTGCGAGCATTCAAAATCAGACCTTGAAGGTCACAAAAACAATTTTCTGGACTTTAGCCCTCCCCACTAAATACATGGGTAGCGAACACGCATTTACGCAGTAGTAACGGCCCGATGCGCAGTAGTAACGGCCCGATGAAGGTGAGAGGATTAAAGTGCAGGTGAAGGTGAAAGCGTGGTAATgggaggtgctcagtataaacatacTAAATGTGGGATTAGTCAAAGTCTGTTGATTTGGTCACACACCTTGAACATCATCATTATTTTCACTCACTATTCAAGAACTGCAAACGCATTGttgatatttgaattgaaatgttgTTCTCTTTTCACAATTTTCTTTCCATTTGTGAAAAACAATTTAGAACTGTCGGAAGAATTCTGCAGCTTACCCATCACACACTCACTCATACTTTGTCCCCTTAACTAAATAATGTTAGAAAAGGGCAGCCGGTGTATCGGATACATGGTCCACATGATATCCAAGCCGACTCTGTCAGACTTAATCAGTTGATGTCTAGCTAGTGTATGTCATTGTACTCCAAACTCATGATGTACTTGTATCATGTACTAGTCTTGTCGTCAATGTAATGCTACAATGTTACATTGATCAGGACATATGATGTCAGAAGCAAGCATCTCAGTTTAAACCaacgaggtagaaccaaagagtacagacggcatgtcactcatggagggcaaatagtgtaaatcccaatgaggtagaaccaaagagtacagacagcatgtcactcatggagggcaaatagtgaagCTCCCAAAGAGGTaaaaccaaagagtactgactccgccatgtttgtgtgtcactcatggagggcaaatagtgtacctcccaaagaggtaaaaccaaagagtactgactccgccatgttggcatgtcactcatggaggacaaatagtgtacctcccaatgaggtagaaccaaagagtactgactccgccatgtttgtgtgtcactcatggagggcaaatagtgtacctcccaaagaggtaaaaccaaagagtactgactccgacatgtttgtgtgtcactcatggagggcaaatagtgtacctcccaaagaggtaaaaccaaagagtactgactccgccatgttggcatgtcactcatggaggacaaatagtgtacctcccaatgaggtagaaccaaagagtactgactccgccatgtttgtgtgtcactcatggaggacaaatagtgtacctcccaatgaggtagaaccaaagagtactgactctgccatgtttgtgtgtcactcatggagggcaaatagtgtagctcccaatgaggtagaaccaaagagtactgactcggccatgtttgtgtgttgctcatggagggcaaatagtgtacctcccaatgagatagaatcaaagagtaccaactccgccatgttggcatgtcactcatggagggcaaatagtgtacctcccaaagaggtaaaaccaaagagtactgactccgccatgtttgtgtgtcactcatggagggcaaatagtgtacctcccaaagaggtaaaaccaaagagtactgactccgccatgttggcatgtcactcatggaggacaaatagtgtacctcccaatgaggtagaatcaaagagtattGACTCCGCCACGTTggcatgtcactcatggaggacaaATAGTGTAGCTCCCAATGAGGtggaaccaaagagtactgactccgccatgttggcatgtcactcatggaggacaaatagtgtacctcccaatgaggtagaaccaaagagtactgactccgccatgtttgtgtgtcactcatggagggcaaatagtgtacctcccaaagaggtaaaaccaaagagtactgactccgccatgtttgtgtgtcgctcatggagggcaaatagtgtacctcccattgaggtagaaccaaagagtaccaactctgccatgttggcatgtcactcatggaggacaaatagtgtacctcccaatgaggtagaaccaaagagtactgactccgccatgtttgtgtgtcactcatggagggcaaatagtgtacctcccaaagaggtaaaaccaaagagtactgactccgccatgtttgtgtgtcactcatggagggcaaatagtgtacctcccattgaggtagaaccaaagagtaccgactccgccatgtttgtgtgtcactcatggagggcaaatagtgtacctcccaatgaagTAGAACCAAGAGTACTGATTCCGCCATGTTggcatgtcactcatggaggacaaatagtgtagctcccaatgaggtagaaccaaagagtaccgactccgccatgttggcatgtcactcatggaggacaaATAGTGTAGCTCCCAATgaagtagaaccaaagagtaccgactccgccatgttggcatgtcactcatggaggacaaatagtgtagctcccaatgaggtagaaccaaagagtactgactccgccatgtttgtgtgtcactcatggagggcaaatcggggggcaaatagtgtacctcccaaagatgtaaaaccaaagagtactgactccgccatgtttgtgtgtcactcatggagggcaaatagtgtacctcccaatgaagtagaaccaaagagtactgactccgccatgttggcatgtcactcatggaggacaaatagtgtacctcccaatgaggtagaaccaaagagtactgactccgccatgttggcatgtcactcatggaggacaaatagtgtaccttgtgatgtgccctgagtaatttaatttgatgatttatctttgtttacaaagttacatgagtgatgacattttggggaattcccctctcaaattgagcaaaacaagctgaatcatatctaatttggaatatttggaaacccctgaaaatgatgtaatgggatttcccctcaggaagtgatgtaatgggatttcccctcaggaagtgatgtcatgtgaaaggttaatgttataattaggGGGGTGATCTCGAaccaaagttttaaaatacttgtGAAAATCATTGTAGTGACTTGGTGTGAGTGGGAAAATGGCCTTTATTTGATTCAATTCGGacattttaccccctggacatggcttctgaagttttcccgtttttgcccattttagtgCATTGTAATGTACAGTATATAGGCTGCATGTTAGCTAATTAAAGTTTATGGGTGGCTTCAAAACTCAGCCGCTGGTTGACCGGCAGTATAGTGGCGGTTGAACCGCATTCCATATTGCTTAGAACAATGCAAACCGGATCTAACCGGGTAGAACCGGGCGGAACAGGCGAGCAACCGGCAGATGTGTTTTGAAGCTCTCCCTATAAAGTATGTGATTTAACTTATGATAATTGTTTTCAGTGCTCTCAGACTAATGAATAATAAGAATCACTGATGTTTCTGATGGAATATTCAGAAATATTTTCATGGTAGGGATGGTTGGATTCTGAATTTTAATCTCTTAATTATAAAGATTAGTTGAAATGCGACGGGAAAACATTTTGACTCCCTAATCCAACCCCTTCCACAAGAGTATTTATTAAACATTTCCTAATTGAATTAAATCAGTGTAGGTAATCATTGGTAGTGGCGAAATATGtcatgattaaaaaaaatgtaaacaaaaaatgtccaaCCGGGGGTGGATGCAACTTGTACATCAGCCTGGGTAACCACCCACTCTACTCCGGTCGAGAGGTGGCCCTATATGAGGTCGGAAACCAATGAAATATCCATGACAAGAGGccatgaaaatctgtaaaattgttGAACAGTGACCTGGGACGGGCAATTTTACCTTGAAGATTTACATGGAAATTGTTCagttattttcagccattttattgaatattatctTTTACTTTTGCCATGTTCCATATGAAGGTTCTACCGACCTTCATCATTGGATCCCTTATAAATGCACCAATTATCACCCATAATAAAATACTATACTGACTACTAAAATCAATGGAACTTTGACCTTTTGGGgtcatttcatttctattttgttgATTGGAAGAAATTTTGGCCACATGTGTGAAGTCtaaattttttccttttttcgtcaaaatgtagtgaatttgATTTTGCCAGGTGTCAATCTAGACTGAAATGGAGTCATTTGCATAATGTCCTTGATTACAGCAAATGTCATCCATAAACAAATCATACATACGCCACTTATTCATATTTGCCTAAATTCTTCAAGCATAGTAAAAAAAACCATatctttttctgaaaatagccacATCTCTTGAATGCCATCGCAAGAAAGTCATGAATATGCAATTAAAGCAGACCCCTATTGCACTTTGGAACTTGTATATTTGTACCCCAATGTTTTCAGAGTATAGCACACAGTTTTGGTTCTTGGGcacgaaatattgcaattaagatTGTTTGTTTCAAATATGGAACAAAAAATACCCAATTCTAATCTATACATTTTACACCTACACAAATTTGGGCATATTGTTTATGGTAGAAACTTGATCCAAGATGCCGAAATTAAGAGTATATTccttataaggggtggtgcaataatcatgtgtagTACCCGGGGTGGTCAATtcccaaaatggtctgccaaaaatcttttgccCACCCCACCCCTTTGGCTATGCAAAAAAAACTTtacccccctttcgacgtgccaaaaaacctttgcccaacCACCCTTTGACATGCCCAAAACAAaagattctttgcccccccccccccttacacatacatgattttggggaacccaagtttaaaaccttagattgtcttatcatataatgccagAACAgtgattttgcatatttgaacattttcctacaccttttagagcataatatagaaacggtgcccaaaagatctgtgccaaaatcgcttgccactCCCCCTCTTTCTTCGACCTGCCAAACATCGCTTGGCCCCCATTCAACCTGCCacaaaatggcctgccaaaaatcattgCCACCCCCCCCATTGACCCTGGGGTGcacataaatattgcaccaccctttaTTCCGTGTGGTGGAAAAAAAGCATTGCATACCACCTTCCATGCGTTTAATTGGTGCAACCCACAAATATGACATCTAAATTTTATATTATGAGCGTCATTGTGATGTCAAGTGGGGGTGTTGGATCTTTGCgtttttgatatcaaaagaatgaaaatactttccgatatacattgataccattttgtaaaagatttaataacaagtgatgttacaaaaataacatggaaataatTATTGTATTGGCCCTATATGGCCTGTgctaaaacatgcaaaaaagctcGATATCTTCAGACCCCACgtccagggggtaaaataacTGAATCGGATGAAACAAAAGGCATTTTCCCACTAACACAATACCACTACAACTATTTCcacaagttttgaaaaaatacctcacaaagtggttcagagatcacccccctattata
This DNA window, taken from Amphiura filiformis chromosome 16, Afil_fr2py, whole genome shotgun sequence, encodes the following:
- the LOC140172800 gene encoding uncharacterized protein: MNIWLTNIRGLRTNKGQLEARIRNTPSDSKPDIILIDESKLDSSVPDDSHFISLNGYSCMRRDRTDDSGWGGCLIYHRNGLPIVRETHLEPKKHELMVFTILTKSGTLLLSLVYCPPKKAIGPIDWYDKHLDSLISKTKANICVLAGDFNCHHREWLASRSPTDAEGQAAVNLCCAHDLTQIVDKPTHKLGNRLDLIITDAPNMFSPITIDHDIGSSDHYLVQTMLKASPLSENPPPRRVWLYKKANWDALRNELAGAPWDRLLTKDDPEGACSNVTNTITDAMHRFIPQKSAPSFVDHPAWWNECCEKALERKNKTWRRWKALQSPDARLDYNRARNEYTTISRKACSLHKARVRGKMTDELQTGSKSWWWTARRLMDKGGKSKSQS